A window of the Streptomyces luomodiensis genome harbors these coding sequences:
- a CDS encoding ABC transporter ATP-binding protein, with translation MHPDTPSWTPSARESEQPAQVRRILRLFRPYRGRLALVGLLVAASALVSVASPFLLREILDTAIPDGRTGLLTLLALGMIAAAVVNSVFGVVQTLISTTVGQRVMHDLRTAVYDRLQRMPLAFFTRTRTGEVQSRIANDIGGMQATVTSTATSLVSNLTSVVATVVAMLALDWRLTVVSLLLLPLFVWISRRVGTERKKITSQRQKQMAAMSAMVTESLSVSGILLGRTMGRSASLTQQFAQESERLVGLEVRSNMAGRWRMSTIGVVMAAMPALIYWAAGIALQAGGPAVSIGTLVAFVSLQQGLLRPTVSLLSTGVQMQTSLALFARIFEYLDLPIDIAEPAEPVRLERVRGEVRFDGVDFDYDSENPGTSKGTLRGIELTVPAGGSLAVVGPTGSGKTTLSYLVPRLYDVTGGRVLIDGVDVRDLDFDTLSRAVGVVSQETYLFHASVAENLRFAKPDATDEEIVAAAEAAQIHDHIASLPDGYDTLVGERGYRFSGGEKQRLAIARTILRDPPVLILDEATSALDTRTEQAVQQAIDALSAGRTTITIAHRLSTVRDADQIVVLDGGRVAERGTHEELLAKDGRYAALVRRDAQLSPVAPAV, from the coding sequence ATGCACCCCGACACCCCGTCATGGACCCCGTCCGCCCGGGAGTCCGAGCAGCCCGCCCAAGTGCGGCGCATCCTCCGCCTCTTCCGTCCCTACCGCGGCCGCCTCGCCCTGGTCGGCCTGCTGGTCGCCGCCTCCGCGCTGGTCTCGGTCGCCTCGCCGTTCCTGCTCCGGGAGATCCTCGACACCGCCATCCCCGACGGCCGCACCGGTCTGCTCACCCTGCTCGCCCTCGGCATGATCGCCGCGGCGGTCGTCAACAGCGTCTTCGGCGTTGTGCAGACCCTGATCTCCACCACCGTCGGCCAGCGGGTCATGCACGATCTGCGCACCGCCGTCTACGACCGGCTGCAGCGCATGCCGCTCGCCTTCTTCACCCGCACCCGCACCGGCGAGGTGCAGTCCCGGATCGCCAATGACATCGGCGGTATGCAGGCCACCGTGACCTCCACGGCGACCTCGCTGGTCTCCAACCTCACCAGCGTGGTCGCCACCGTCGTGGCGATGCTCGCGCTCGACTGGCGGCTGACCGTCGTCTCGCTGCTCCTGCTGCCGCTGTTCGTCTGGATCAGCCGTCGCGTCGGCACCGAGCGCAAGAAGATCACCTCACAGCGCCAGAAGCAGATGGCGGCCATGTCCGCGATGGTCACCGAGTCCCTCTCGGTGAGCGGCATCCTGCTCGGCCGCACGATGGGCCGGTCGGCGTCGCTCACCCAGCAGTTCGCCCAGGAGTCCGAGCGCCTCGTGGGCCTGGAAGTGCGCTCCAACATGGCCGGCCGCTGGCGGATGTCCACCATCGGCGTCGTCATGGCGGCGATGCCCGCGCTGATCTACTGGGCCGCGGGAATCGCCCTCCAGGCCGGCGGTCCGGCCGTCTCCATCGGCACGCTCGTCGCCTTCGTCTCGCTCCAGCAGGGGCTGCTCCGCCCCACCGTGAGCCTGCTGTCCACGGGTGTGCAGATGCAGACCTCCCTCGCCCTCTTCGCCCGCATCTTCGAATACCTCGACCTGCCGATCGACATCGCCGAGCCCGCCGAACCGGTGCGGCTGGAGCGGGTGCGCGGCGAAGTCCGCTTCGACGGCGTCGACTTCGACTACGACAGCGAGAACCCCGGTACGTCGAAGGGCACCTTGCGCGGCATCGAGCTGACCGTTCCCGCGGGCGGCAGCCTGGCCGTCGTCGGACCGACCGGTTCCGGCAAGACGACCCTCAGCTATCTGGTGCCACGGCTCTACGACGTGACCGGCGGCCGGGTGCTGATCGACGGGGTGGACGTCCGCGACCTCGACTTCGACACCCTCTCCCGGGCCGTCGGCGTCGTCTCCCAGGAGACCTATCTCTTCCACGCCTCGGTCGCCGAGAACCTGCGCTTCGCCAAGCCCGACGCCACCGACGAGGAGATCGTGGCGGCGGCCGAGGCCGCCCAGATCCACGACCACATCGCCTCCCTCCCGGACGGCTACGACACGCTCGTCGGAGAGCGCGGCTACCGCTTCTCCGGCGGCGAGAAGCAGCGTCTGGCCATCGCCCGCACGATTCTGCGCGACCCGCCCGTCCTCATCCTCGACGAGGCCACCAGCGCCCTGGACACCCGCACCGAACAGGCCGTTCAGCAGGCCATCGACGCGCTCTCGGCCGGCCGCACCACGATCACCATCGCCCACCGGCTGTCCACCGTGCGCGACGCCGACCAGATCGTGGTCCTCGACGGCGGCCGCGTCGCCGAGCGCGGCACCCACGAGGAGCTGCTGGCGAAGGACGGACGCTACGCAGCACTGGTACGGCGCGACGCCCAGCTGTCGCCGGTGGCGCCCGCCGTGTAG
- a CDS encoding MarR family winged helix-turn-helix transcriptional regulator: protein MSTPETSGLLAERLLHLTRRLHRAQKRHMEPLGITPAQSRLLRTVAHGDQPPRMADLARRLEVVPRAVTTLVDALEAHGSVRRVPDPSNRRVVRVELTDTGRATLRALREARRSAAEDILAPLSERQREALGELLDALSGAPDHRC, encoded by the coding sequence ATGTCCACCCCCGAGACCTCCGGCCTCCTCGCGGAGCGGCTGCTGCACCTGACCCGCAGACTGCACCGCGCCCAGAAGCGCCATATGGAGCCGCTGGGCATCACCCCCGCCCAGTCCCGCCTGCTGCGCACCGTCGCCCACGGCGACCAGCCGCCGCGGATGGCGGACCTGGCGCGGCGCCTCGAGGTGGTCCCGCGCGCCGTGACGACGCTGGTGGACGCCCTGGAGGCGCATGGCTCGGTGCGCCGCGTACCGGATCCGTCCAACCGCCGGGTGGTGCGCGTCGAGCTCACCGACACCGGGCGTGCCACGCTGCGCGCACTGCGCGAGGCACGCCGCTCCGCCGCGGAGGACATCCTGGCACCGCTCAGCGAGCGGCAGCGCGAGGCGCTGGGTGAGCTGCTGGACGCCCTGTCCGGGGCCCCGGACCACCGCTGCTGA
- a CDS encoding L,D-transpeptidase family protein, whose amino-acid sequence MRISGTMPMRAAAAAAAALVLLSACGDGGGNSGGDKGGDQGKQALRGGASTPDPTRIPEVGDRLQSRIPDQSRQVVAVYGKGVNSADATVVLYTKEGTAWQRTRSWTAHNGKRGWTTNHHEGDKRSPVGVYTLSDAGGVLPDPGARLPYTSSGSFAAPHYWPKSHWTDFDYVIAIDYNRVKGTSPLDPTRPEGQSKGGSIWLHRDHGSGTSACVSLSKSGMEYLLKNLDPKLHPVVVMGDKAHLAA is encoded by the coding sequence ATGCGAATCTCCGGCACGATGCCCATGCGCGCGGCGGCCGCGGCCGCCGCTGCCCTCGTCCTCCTCTCGGCCTGCGGCGACGGCGGCGGGAACAGCGGCGGAGACAAGGGCGGAGACCAGGGCAAACAAGCGCTGCGCGGTGGGGCGTCCACACCGGATCCCACGCGTATCCCGGAGGTGGGAGACCGGCTCCAGTCCCGCATCCCGGACCAGTCCCGTCAGGTCGTGGCGGTCTACGGCAAAGGGGTGAACTCGGCGGACGCGACCGTGGTCCTCTACACCAAGGAGGGCACGGCATGGCAGCGGACCCGCAGTTGGACGGCGCACAACGGCAAGCGCGGCTGGACGACGAACCATCATGAGGGCGACAAGCGCAGCCCGGTCGGCGTCTACACGCTCAGCGACGCGGGCGGTGTGCTGCCCGACCCCGGCGCCCGGCTGCCGTACACCTCCTCCGGCTCCTTCGCGGCGCCCCACTACTGGCCCAAGTCCCACTGGACCGACTTCGACTACGTCATCGCCATCGACTACAACCGCGTCAAGGGCACCTCACCGCTCGATCCGACCCGGCCCGAGGGGCAGAGCAAGGGCGGCAGCATCTGGCTGCACAGGGATCACGGCAGCGGCACCTCGGCCTGCGTCAGCCTCTCCAAGTCCGGTATGGAGTATCTGCTGAAGAACCTCGACCCCAAGCTGCACCCGGTGGTGGTCATGGGGGACAAGGCGCATCTGGCCGCCTGA
- a CDS encoding ABC transporter ATP-binding protein — translation MHIRDLPYPDPGRPDVRSGPRLLLWLGRNQLGGQCKAALWGLVHMAALVSFPIAIGFGVQAVVDRSGARLAMAGALMGGLTVLTALGDVMLHRAAVTNWITAAARLQQLLARKAVELGSALTRKVAAGEVVAVSTGDVEKIGWFVEALSRFTAAAITTVALCVALVLYQPALGVVVAVGVPALALAVLPLLPRATRRADEQREKAGRATELASDTVAGLRVLRGIGGEELFLRRYRKASQEVRSAAVRSARMWALIAAVQVALPGLLLIGVVWYGAALARDGRIEVGELVTVYSAVTFLLFPLRHFEEIAMAYSFSRPSARRAARVLALRRSAPEGGAAAAGHGDERRAERADAAPLGGNLYDPASGLLAPSGLLTAVVCGDPDAAGRLADRLGGHSAQEGTNGTDDPDRAAAPSALLGGVALDEVALATARAAVLVQDKDPVLLSGTLAELLDVPRSGEVSAQKALEAAQCGDVLDALAQASAAESGDADPMRTRITERGRSLSGGQRQRLALARSLVTDPEVLVLDEPTSAVDSHTEARIAEGVRRLRAGRTTVVLTSSPLLLDRADRVVFVHKGVAAAVGTHRELLGTDPAYRAVVTREPDGEAAARRAGRGTAPTGHGLEDIGRIEEHIEESA, via the coding sequence ATGCACATTCGCGATCTTCCGTATCCCGACCCCGGCCGCCCCGACGTACGGTCAGGTCCGCGGTTACTCCTCTGGCTGGGCAGGAACCAGCTGGGCGGGCAGTGCAAGGCGGCCCTCTGGGGTCTGGTGCACATGGCGGCACTGGTGTCCTTCCCCATCGCCATCGGCTTCGGTGTGCAGGCGGTCGTAGACCGCTCCGGCGCCCGGCTGGCGATGGCCGGAGCGCTGATGGGGGGACTCACCGTGCTCACCGCGCTGGGGGACGTCATGCTGCACCGCGCGGCGGTCACCAACTGGATCACGGCGGCGGCGCGGCTCCAGCAGCTGCTGGCCCGCAAGGCGGTGGAGCTGGGTTCCGCCCTCACCCGGAAGGTGGCGGCGGGCGAGGTCGTCGCCGTCTCCACGGGCGATGTCGAGAAGATCGGCTGGTTTGTGGAGGCCCTGTCCCGGTTCACGGCGGCCGCGATCACCACCGTCGCGCTCTGCGTGGCCCTGGTGCTCTACCAGCCGGCGCTGGGAGTGGTGGTGGCGGTCGGTGTGCCCGCGCTGGCGCTGGCCGTGCTGCCGCTGCTGCCACGTGCGACGCGCCGGGCCGACGAGCAGCGGGAGAAGGCGGGCCGGGCGACCGAGCTGGCCTCGGACACCGTGGCCGGGCTGCGGGTGCTGCGGGGCATCGGCGGGGAGGAACTGTTCCTGCGCCGCTACCGGAAGGCCTCGCAGGAGGTGCGGAGCGCGGCGGTGCGCAGCGCGCGGATGTGGGCGCTGATCGCGGCCGTGCAGGTCGCGCTGCCGGGGCTGCTGCTGATCGGCGTCGTCTGGTACGGGGCGGCGCTGGCCCGCGACGGCCGGATCGAGGTGGGCGAGCTCGTCACCGTATACAGCGCGGTGACCTTTCTGCTCTTCCCGCTGCGGCACTTCGAGGAGATCGCCATGGCGTACTCCTTCTCCCGGCCCTCCGCGCGGCGCGCGGCCCGGGTGCTGGCGCTGCGGCGCTCCGCCCCGGAGGGCGGGGCCGCGGCCGCCGGGCACGGGGACGAGCGCCGCGCGGAGCGGGCTGACGCCGCACCGCTCGGCGGGAATCTGTACGACCCGGCGAGCGGGCTGCTGGCGCCCAGCGGACTGCTGACCGCGGTGGTGTGCGGTGACCCGGACGCGGCGGGGCGACTGGCGGACCGGCTCGGAGGCCATTCCGCGCAGGAGGGCACGAACGGCACGGACGACCCGGACCGTGCCGCGGCACCGTCGGCGCTGCTGGGCGGGGTCGCCCTGGACGAGGTGGCGCTGGCCACGGCGCGCGCCGCGGTGCTGGTACAGGACAAGGACCCGGTGCTGTTGTCGGGAACGCTCGCCGAGCTCCTGGATGTGCCCAGGTCCGGTGAGGTCTCGGCACAAAAGGCGCTCGAGGCGGCCCAGTGCGGCGATGTGCTGGACGCGCTGGCCCAGGCGTCGGCGGCGGAGTCGGGCGACGCCGACCCCATGCGCACCCGGATCACCGAGCGCGGCCGCTCGCTGTCGGGTGGCCAGCGGCAGCGGCTGGCACTGGCCCGCTCGCTGGTGACCGATCCGGAGGTGCTGGTGCTCGACGAACCGACCTCCGCGGTGGACTCGCACACCGAGGCCCGGATCGCCGAGGGGGTGCGGCGGCTGCGGGCGGGCCGGACGACCGTCGTGCTCACCTCCAGCCCGCTGCTGCTGGACCGGGCCGACCGGGTGGTGTTCGTGCACAAGGGCGTGGCGGCGGCGGTGGGCACCCACCGTGAGCTGCTGGGCACCGATCCCGCGTATCGCGCGGTGGTCACCCGCGAGCCGGACGGCGAGGCCGCCGCGCGGAGGGCCGGGCGGGGCACCGCGCCGACCGGCCACGGTCTCGAGGACATCGGACGGATCGAGGAACACATCGAGGAGTCGGCATGA